In Allocoprobacillus halotolerans, a genomic segment contains:
- the thiI gene encoding tRNA uracil 4-sulfurtransferase ThiI → MECNHILVRFGELTTKGKNRKIFIRKLTQNTKEILKDFTHLRYEMSFDRLYILLNGENPEAVCQKLQTVFGIHSFSLCYKVESDIEKIKDVCLDIIEKNEGKTFKIQTKRNDKDFPLHSHDVNTTIAGHIFHHTTKDLKVDVHHPDILIKVELRKECTYVMDNVIKGAGGYPVGIGGKALLMLSGGIDSPVAGYLTMKRGVDIECIHYASPPYTNALAREKVLDLVDVLRRYTHGKITVHIIPFTDLQLAVYDHCDESYAMTIMRRMMYRIAEGVAQKNQCLALVNGESIGQVASQTLESMSVINEVIRMPVIRPVACMDKLEIIDIAEKIGTYDISIRPHEDCCTIFTPKQPATKPKSYKAEALEEIWDFQSMVETCIEQCETIVIDDHYQEVDDLF, encoded by the coding sequence ATGGAATGTAATCATATTTTAGTAAGATTTGGAGAATTGACAACCAAAGGAAAAAATCGTAAAATTTTTATTCGTAAATTGACTCAAAATACAAAAGAGATATTAAAAGATTTTACTCATTTGAGATATGAGATGTCATTTGATCGTCTATATATTTTGTTGAATGGTGAAAATCCAGAGGCTGTATGTCAAAAGTTACAGACAGTCTTTGGAATTCATTCATTTTCGTTGTGTTATAAAGTAGAAAGTGATATAGAAAAGATTAAAGATGTTTGTTTAGATATTATTGAAAAAAATGAGGGAAAAACTTTTAAGATTCAAACGAAACGTAATGATAAAGATTTTCCACTTCACTCCCATGATGTGAATACCACAATTGCTGGACATATCTTTCATCATACGACAAAAGATTTAAAGGTTGATGTTCATCATCCAGATATTTTGATTAAAGTGGAATTACGTAAAGAATGTACATATGTGATGGATAATGTGATCAAAGGTGCTGGAGGTTATCCGGTAGGCATTGGTGGTAAAGCCTTATTGATGTTATCAGGTGGGATTGATTCACCAGTTGCTGGATATCTAACAATGAAACGTGGGGTTGATATTGAATGTATTCATTATGCCTCACCACCTTATACAAATGCACTGGCAAGAGAAAAGGTGCTGGATCTTGTGGATGTATTAAGACGTTATACACATGGCAAAATCACTGTTCATATTATCCCTTTTACTGATTTACAATTAGCTGTTTATGATCACTGTGATGAAAGTTATGCGATGACAATTATGCGACGTATGATGTATCGTATTGCAGAAGGTGTGGCTCAAAAAAATCAATGTTTAGCGCTTGTGAATGGGGAGAGTATTGGACAGGTGGCCTCACAAACATTAGAAAGTATGTCAGTTATTAATGAAGTTATTCGTATGCCGGTAATTAGACCAGTGGCTTGCATGGATAAATTAGAAATTATTGATATTGCTGAAAAAATTGGAACTTATGATATTTCGATAAGACCTCATGAAGATTGTTGTACAATTTTCACTCCTAAACAACCTGCAACAAAACCAAAAAGTTATAAGGCTGAAGCTTTGGAAGAAATTTGGGATTTTCAATCAATGGTTGAAACATGTATTGAACAATGTGAAACTATTGTGATTGATGATCATTATCAAGAAGTTGATGATTTATTTTAG
- a CDS encoding response regulator transcription factor — translation MKSKILIVDDEEHIRELIRFYLDKEGFSVVQAASGEEALEILENEYIDLAIVDIMMPVMDGFQLVEEMKEMKDIPVIMLTAKSQSADKLRGFSLGIDDYVTKPFDPDELLARVKTILKRYSINSQNIVTLRDVIFDGDKYEIRYKDQTIHLPLKQFELAFELAKNPNQIFTREQLIEKIWGMDYDGFDRTVDVHIKRIRENLGHLPGFKVVTVRGIGYKIEVES, via the coding sequence ATGAAATCAAAAATTTTAATTGTTGATGATGAAGAACATATTAGAGAATTAATACGTTTTTATTTGGATAAAGAAGGTTTTTCAGTAGTTCAGGCTGCAAGTGGAGAGGAAGCTTTGGAAATTTTAGAAAATGAATATATTGATTTGGCTATTGTGGATATTATGATGCCAGTGATGGATGGGTTCCAACTTGTTGAAGAAATGAAGGAAATGAAAGATATTCCTGTGATTATGTTGACAGCTAAATCACAATCAGCTGATAAATTAAGAGGATTTTCATTAGGTATTGATGATTATGTGACAAAACCATTTGATCCTGATGAGTTATTAGCGAGAGTTAAAACAATTTTAAAAAGATATAGTATTAATAGTCAAAACATAGTTACATTGCGTGATGTGATTTTTGATGGTGATAAATATGAAATTCGTTACAAAGATCAAACAATTCATTTACCTTTGAAACAGTTTGAATTGGCTTTTGAATTAGCTAAAAATCCAAATCAGATTTTTACCCGTGAACAATTGATTGAGAAAATATGGGGAATGGATTATGATGGCTTTGATCGTACAGTTGATGTTCATATTAAACGTATTCGTGAGAATTTGGGGCATTTACCTGGATTTAAAGTTGTGACAGTGAGAGGAATAGGTTATAAGATTGAGGTTGAGTCATGA
- a CDS encoding SEL1-like repeat protein — MEELLKRLKLYEPLFGKWKVDFVAMDYPDMAWVYLKDDYGQDALMKVKTLFCEEGEVENAVYDLMNQYDIYSFPDLSQSPYLQEEHYYIEDNHVVKGVDVCLLSAYPLEEDNEFMLSDEELFRLGLQYMNGQEKVQDEYRAYQLFTKAAYHLHAKAICSLGYMNEIGLGVEKNQQQAVIYYRQAADLGDSLSACNFAYCCLVGIGCPKDEVLAFEYFDKSAQDRYPRALYYLGECYCYGYGTEKDEVKAMTYYKQAADLGYTQAKYSIGYCYEMGMGVPKDYVQAASWYLDAAKEGLAVAQLQLGYFYEVGEGVDKDPEQAVYWYQQASEQNYAPAHCYLAYCYEMGIGVEVDLNRAKELYLQSAHMGYPRAMMAYGHMIENEQPLLALEYLKRSADLGYPYAMNKYAYYLENGIDVEKNEKLAFEYVQKAADMDDPQALCTLGYYYEMGIGVDKDENKAFAYYQQSAQAGNLRGMTNWGYCFEAGIGTKQNLTKAVEIYQQAADLNYDVALCNLGYCYEMGIGVEKNLQISEEYYLKSADQGNLRAMCNLGYLYEQGIEDKPDYHQAVQWYEKAASYEYPRALCCLGYIYQEGLLDGQVDEKKAFHYYQKAALLKDGAAICTLGYYYENGFGCVKDELKAVECYQKSSEYGSLRGLTNLGCCYELGIGVEIDLTKAIACYQQAGDAGFDVALWRLGYCYEDGIGVEQDYQAALHYYELASQQNNPRALCSLGLMYEEGRGVLEDPFKAFDYYLAGANQDDEVCQCNLAFCYEQGIGVDQDFEQAKHYYELAAQKNYPRALSNLGILYEEGRGCPKDTKKAFQLYELASYSRYWPAYCNLGSCYEYGIGTEINLLLAFEKYNEAAQGQWPRGLYHVGRCYDEGLGVEQDVQKAFDYYLAAGKKGVADGYIEIGKMYEWGVLEQSYSEALAYYQKALELQSPRAYYALGNLYKEGKGVDQSYQKAIDYFQQGADMNHPSSIYNLAVLYDFEAGEKWQNKEKAIYYYQKAIKYGHAGAMNNLGVCYKEGDGVDKDFKKAFELFLEAAKLDNDNAYLNLARAYVYGQGTKVSLQDAKYWCQKALDAHVDGAKELMKVMKRKSFFRPFQKK, encoded by the coding sequence ATGGAGGAGTTATTGAAACGTTTAAAGTTGTATGAGCCTCTTTTTGGAAAATGGAAAGTTGATTTTGTCGCAATGGATTATCCTGATATGGCATGGGTTTATTTGAAAGATGATTATGGTCAGGATGCTTTAATGAAAGTTAAAACATTGTTTTGTGAAGAAGGAGAAGTTGAAAATGCCGTATATGATTTAATGAATCAATATGATATTTACAGTTTTCCTGATTTAAGTCAGTCACCTTATTTACAAGAAGAACATTATTATATTGAAGATAATCATGTTGTTAAAGGTGTGGATGTCTGTTTATTATCAGCTTATCCTTTAGAGGAAGATAATGAATTTATGTTGTCAGATGAAGAATTGTTTCGTCTTGGCTTGCAATATATGAATGGACAGGAAAAAGTTCAGGATGAATATCGTGCCTATCAATTGTTTACCAAGGCAGCTTATCACTTGCATGCTAAAGCAATTTGTTCATTAGGATATATGAATGAGATAGGTTTAGGTGTTGAAAAAAATCAGCAGCAGGCTGTCATCTATTATCGTCAAGCAGCTGATTTAGGTGATAGTCTATCCGCTTGTAACTTTGCCTATTGTTGTTTAGTAGGAATTGGATGCCCAAAAGATGAAGTGTTAGCTTTTGAATATTTTGATAAGTCAGCTCAAGATCGGTATCCTCGTGCTTTATATTATTTAGGTGAATGTTATTGTTATGGATATGGGACAGAAAAAGATGAAGTCAAAGCCATGACATATTATAAACAGGCAGCTGATTTGGGTTATACGCAAGCGAAATATAGTATTGGCTATTGCTATGAAATGGGCATGGGTGTACCTAAAGATTATGTTCAGGCGGCTTCATGGTATTTGGATGCTGCCAAAGAAGGTTTAGCAGTCGCACAGCTCCAACTGGGTTATTTTTACGAGGTTGGAGAAGGTGTTGACAAAGACCCAGAACAAGCTGTTTACTGGTATCAACAGGCATCTGAGCAAAACTATGCTCCAGCACATTGTTATCTTGCTTATTGTTATGAAATGGGAATTGGTGTTGAAGTTGATTTGAATCGTGCCAAAGAATTGTATTTGCAAAGTGCTCATATGGGTTATCCACGTGCTATGATGGCTTATGGACATATGATTGAAAATGAACAACCACTTTTGGCATTAGAATATTTAAAACGCAGTGCTGATTTGGGTTACCCTTATGCAATGAATAAATATGCTTATTATTTAGAAAATGGAATAGATGTTGAAAAAAATGAAAAACTCGCTTTTGAATATGTGCAAAAAGCTGCTGATATGGATGATCCACAAGCATTATGTACACTTGGTTATTACTATGAGATGGGGATTGGCGTTGATAAGGATGAAAACAAGGCTTTTGCATATTATCAACAATCTGCTCAGGCTGGTAATTTGCGTGGTATGACGAATTGGGGTTATTGTTTTGAAGCAGGTATTGGTACAAAACAAAATTTGACAAAAGCTGTTGAAATTTATCAACAGGCAGCTGATTTGAACTATGATGTCGCTTTATGCAATTTAGGATATTGTTATGAAATGGGAATCGGTGTTGAAAAGAATCTTCAAATATCAGAGGAATATTATTTAAAATCTGCTGATCAAGGTAATTTAAGAGCTATGTGTAATTTGGGTTATTTGTATGAACAAGGCATTGAAGACAAGCCTGATTATCATCAAGCTGTTCAATGGTATGAAAAAGCTGCTTCTTATGAATATCCTCGTGCTCTTTGTTGTTTAGGATATATTTATCAAGAAGGATTACTGGATGGTCAGGTAGATGAGAAAAAAGCTTTTCATTATTACCAAAAAGCAGCCTTGTTGAAAGATGGGGCAGCGATATGTACACTTGGTTATTATTATGAAAATGGATTTGGTTGTGTGAAAGATGAGTTAAAGGCAGTTGAATGTTATCAAAAATCAAGTGAATACGGCAGCTTGCGAGGTTTAACAAATCTAGGGTGCTGTTATGAATTGGGAATTGGTGTAGAGATAGATTTAACAAAAGCCATTGCTTGTTATCAACAAGCTGGTGATGCAGGTTTTGATGTGGCTTTATGGCGTTTAGGTTATTGTTATGAAGATGGGATTGGCGTTGAACAGGATTATCAAGCAGCATTGCATTATTATGAACTAGCAAGTCAACAAAATAATCCACGTGCTTTATGTTCGCTCGGCTTGATGTATGAAGAAGGACGTGGTGTTTTAGAAGATCCTTTCAAAGCTTTTGATTATTATTTAGCCGGAGCTAATCAAGACGATGAAGTGTGTCAATGTAATTTGGCATTCTGCTATGAACAGGGCATTGGTGTTGATCAGGACTTTGAACAAGCTAAACATTATTATGAGTTGGCTGCCCAAAAAAATTATCCTCGTGCTTTATCTAATTTAGGAATTCTTTATGAAGAAGGACGTGGCTGTCCAAAAGATACTAAGAAAGCTTTTCAGTTATATGAATTAGCTAGTTATTCTCGATATTGGCCAGCTTATTGTAATTTGGGTTCTTGTTATGAATATGGAATTGGTACAGAAATTAATTTATTATTAGCTTTTGAAAAATATAATGAGGCAGCTCAAGGTCAATGGCCTCGAGGATTGTATCATGTGGGACGTTGTTATGATGAAGGATTGGGTGTTGAACAAGATGTTCAAAAGGCTTTTGATTATTATTTGGCAGCTGGTAAAAAAGGTGTTGCTGATGGATATATTGAAATTGGAAAGATGTATGAGTGGGGTGTTTTAGAACAATCTTATAGTGAAGCCCTAGCTTATTATCAAAAAGCCTTAGAATTGCAGTCACCAAGAGCTTATTATGCACTTGGAAATCTTTATAAAGAAGGAAAAGGTGTTGATCAAAGCTATCAAAAAGCGATTGATTATTTTCAACAGGGTGCAGATATGAATCATCCTTCTTCAATCTATAATTTAGCTGTTTTATATGATTTTGAAGCTGGCGAAAAATGGCAGAATAAAGAAAAAGCGATTTATTATTATCAAAAGGCTATCAAATATGGACATGCTGGAGCTATGAATAATTTAGGTGTTTGTTATAAAGAGGGCGATGGTGTTGACAAAGATTTTAAGAAAGCCTTTGAACTATTCTTAGAAGCTGCTAAACTTGATAATGATAATGCTTATTTGAATCTTGCTAGAGCCTATGTTTATGGACAAGGCACAAAGGTGTCACTTCAAGACGCTAAATACTGGTGTCAAAAAGCATTGGATGCACATGTTGATGGTGCTAAAGAATTGATGAAAGTGATGAAAAGAAAATCATTTTTTAGACCATTTCAAAAGAAATAA
- a CDS encoding cysteine desulfurase family protein has translation MIYLDYVSTTPLNQEVNHMYQSLLNDYFANADSLYSLGLKTSALMEKSRELTAQMLKVLPEEIIFTSGASESNSTAIKGCAFQYQNRGKHIITTAVEHSSVYQSCIQLRDVFGFEVDFISVNQNGEFNLKELEEKIRDDTILVTLMYVNNEVGMIFPIQKVYQIIQKKNPKVKLHVDMVQALGKLPIDLSYVDLASFSAHKIYGLKGSGVLYKKASTSLVPLINGGQQEQQLRGGTSNTATHTMFAKTLRLALENLDQNYRYVTSLNQYVRNQLDQIPDIVINTPTQNVSPYILNFSCVGYKPEVILHALEMHECYVSTKSTCASHKNDVSRTLQMMGIDEKIAKSAIRISFSHQTTQEEIDEFLFYLKQVLKTIKKQR, from the coding sequence ATGATTTATTTAGATTATGTATCAACAACACCTTTAAATCAAGAAGTGAATCATATGTATCAATCACTTTTAAATGATTATTTTGCGAATGCAGATTCATTATATTCTTTAGGATTAAAAACCAGTGCCTTGATGGAAAAATCAAGAGAATTGACTGCTCAAATGTTGAAAGTTCTACCTGAAGAAATTATTTTTACAAGTGGTGCCAGTGAATCAAATAGTACGGCGATTAAAGGATGTGCTTTTCAATATCAAAATCGTGGAAAACATATTATCACGACGGCTGTGGAACATTCCAGTGTTTATCAGTCATGCATACAGTTACGAGATGTTTTTGGGTTTGAAGTTGATTTTATATCAGTGAATCAAAATGGTGAATTTAATTTAAAAGAATTGGAAGAAAAAATAAGAGATGATACGATTTTAGTGACACTGATGTATGTCAATAATGAAGTAGGAATGATTTTTCCTATTCAAAAAGTTTATCAAATTATTCAAAAGAAGAATCCAAAAGTCAAATTACATGTTGATATGGTTCAAGCTTTGGGAAAATTGCCTATTGATTTGAGCTATGTTGATCTTGCAAGTTTTTCAGCTCATAAGATTTATGGATTAAAAGGAAGTGGTGTCTTATATAAAAAAGCTTCGACTTCACTTGTTCCTTTAATCAATGGCGGTCAACAGGAACAACAATTACGTGGTGGCACATCTAACACTGCAACGCATACAATGTTTGCGAAAACATTAAGGTTAGCTTTAGAAAATTTAGATCAAAATTATCGTTATGTGACTTCGTTGAATCAATATGTCAGAAATCAACTTGATCAAATACCTGATATTGTCATCAATACACCTACCCAAAATGTATCTCCTTATATTTTAAATTTTTCATGTGTGGGATATAAACCAGAAGTTATTTTACATGCTTTAGAAATGCATGAATGTTATGTATCAACCAAAAGTACATGTGCTTCACATAAAAATGATGTTTCTCGTACTTTACAGATGATGGGCATTGATGAAAAGATTGCGAAAAGTGCAATTCGTATAAGTTTTTCGCATCAGACAACACAGGAAGAAATTGATGAATTTTTATTTTATTTAAAACAAGTTTTAAAAACAATTAAGAAACAGAGGTAG
- a CDS encoding CvpA family protein produces the protein MENIFEKFFTRMTENRQRQFFHQRQPQKGGTLKALIIVFVVFLIVEYFVLIPINLRSPDFIFFLSIEMVIFIALRSLFQASFDKINKILSAIVALLLVYVFAGQLISSPVFFASSYQQQLNVDKNADFYQDNPKVNFQSIPVVDKESAQRLGDRKMGEIVDYVSQFEVDNDYVQINYQDKPFRVTTISYSDLIKWFTNHSEGLPAYIRVDMVTQESEVVRLEEGIKYSHSDLFFRNIDRHLRIHYPTKMFETPSFEIDDDGHPYWVAPTYTYKIGLFGGKDITGAVLVDAISGECQYYDIQDVPTWIDRVYPSELLLEQLNNWGKYTHGFFNTIFSQKGVLKPTDGYNYIALNDDVYLYTGLTSVSNDASNVGFALINMRTKEAKYYAISGAEEFSAMSSAEGKVTDLKYTATFPILINAGGEPTYFMSLKDSAGLVKKYAFVSVGNYQIVSVGDSVAEAEKEYYTLLKDNGKTQVEFENSELTSQITAIQEVVVNGNSQYYFQLQDSQQIYIAPVSLNAQLPFLKVGDTVTIEYVNDESTSQTVSSITVK, from the coding sequence ATGGAAAACATATTTGAAAAATTTTTTACAAGAATGACAGAAAATAGACAACGTCAGTTTTTTCATCAACGTCAACCTCAAAAAGGAGGCACATTAAAAGCGTTGATTATTGTTTTTGTGGTCTTTTTAATCGTGGAATATTTTGTATTGATTCCTATTAATTTAAGATCACCAGATTTTATTTTCTTTTTAAGTATTGAAATGGTTATATTTATTGCTTTAAGATCTTTGTTTCAGGCTTCATTTGATAAAATAAACAAAATCTTAAGTGCTATCGTTGCATTATTGTTGGTTTATGTATTTGCGGGACAATTAATCAGTTCACCTGTCTTTTTTGCATCAAGTTATCAACAACAATTAAATGTTGATAAAAATGCAGATTTTTATCAAGATAATCCTAAAGTTAATTTTCAATCGATTCCTGTTGTAGATAAAGAAAGTGCTCAACGTTTAGGAGATCGTAAAATGGGTGAAATTGTGGATTATGTTTCACAATTTGAAGTTGACAATGATTATGTTCAAATTAATTATCAAGATAAACCTTTTAGAGTGACAACTATATCATATAGTGATTTGATTAAATGGTTTACCAATCATAGTGAGGGTTTACCTGCTTATATTCGTGTGGATATGGTAACACAGGAAAGTGAAGTCGTACGTTTAGAAGAAGGTATCAAATATTCACATTCAGATTTATTCTTTAGAAATATTGATCGTCATTTACGTATTCATTATCCAACGAAGATGTTTGAAACGCCTTCTTTTGAAATTGATGATGATGGTCATCCTTATTGGGTAGCACCAACTTATACTTATAAAATTGGACTGTTTGGTGGAAAAGACATTACTGGTGCTGTTTTAGTTGATGCTATTAGTGGAGAGTGTCAATATTATGATATTCAAGATGTTCCAACATGGATTGATCGCGTTTATCCTTCTGAACTATTACTAGAACAATTAAATAACTGGGGAAAATATACACATGGTTTCTTTAATACTATTTTTTCTCAAAAGGGTGTGTTAAAACCAACGGATGGTTACAATTATATTGCTTTAAATGATGATGTCTATTTATATACTGGTTTAACTTCAGTTTCTAATGATGCTTCGAATGTTGGGTTTGCATTGATCAATATGCGTACCAAAGAAGCTAAATATTATGCGATTAGTGGGGCTGAAGAATTCTCTGCTATGTCGTCTGCTGAAGGAAAAGTCACAGATTTAAAATATACAGCGACTTTCCCTATCTTGATTAATGCAGGTGGCGAACCAACTTATTTTATGTCTTTAAAAGATAGTGCCGGATTGGTTAAAAAATATGCTTTTGTGAGTGTTGGTAATTATCAGATTGTTTCAGTAGGAGATAGTGTTGCTGAGGCTGAAAAAGAATATTATACATTATTAAAAGATAATGGAAAAACACAGGTGGAATTTGAAAATAGTGAGTTAACATCACAAATCACTGCGATTCAAGAGGTTGTGGTGAATGGAAATTCTCAATATTATTTCCAACTTCAAGATTCTCAGCAGATTTATATAGCACCAGTATCACTCAATGCACAGTTACCATTTTTAAAGGTTGGTGATACGGTTACGATTGAATATGTTAATGATGAGTCAACTTCACAAACTGTGTCTTCCATTACAGTGAAATAG
- a CDS encoding alpha/beta-type small acid-soluble spore protein — MNSKNSSKNRLVVPGAQNAIDQMKYEIANEFGVNLGPDATARANGSVGGEITKRLVEMGQNQMAGRQSQSR; from the coding sequence ATGAACTCAAAAAATTCAAGCAAAAACAGATTAGTTGTTCCTGGTGCTCAAAATGCAATTGATCAAATGAAATACGAAATCGCTAATGAATTTGGTGTCAATCTTGGACCTGATGCAACAGCTCGTGCAAACGGATCTGTTGGTGGTGAAATCACTAAGAGATTAGTTGAAATGGGACAAAATCAGATGGCAGGTAGACAATCTCAAAGTCGTTAA
- a CDS encoding septation ring formation regulator EzrA: MDNVMRYIEQIGIRNLIFIGMGLVVFIVLMLFCRGMRLRKYRKLIVDVENRMNGIKSLPLQYRLGRVHSISKNMPEVLEKYEEYAQEFERISDYQKNELGVLVNEVDEQLFYGKLRKISSKMKELENMLKIYEDDSQALLEKIEKITEIENIQRIEIIRVKEKYRQLIDRYETIRFKVEDFVKGIKNIFNNLDDSFVKLEDMMNNQRFEDAKTLTQDIDKKVDWLTERLQELPDYIAIVRQYIPKKIHHLDMLIKDMSNGEFSLDQLNVSDRYQAIQSTLETTTQHIQQLQLENVGEVLQKLVDDIDVLMKDLEVEKQSYEEFKTKWEDAYTKITHIYDQYKQALIDQNRIENLYLINEDYVDIQEKYKDFDQILRTSYELEEEMNVGNFSYLQMIDKVEKVKNEALSHQDDLNSFFAFRDHLYLQEQRAIDELENINIVLLEIKSEIKNKHLPMINESYKDYIQDSYDKAAQIQAYRMHRPVELSELSKRVDSARDIIYKLYDNVHNLIVTAEMVEEAIVFGNRYRSSFLEVNTELTKAEVLFRNGEYTKALSTAVDIIEKIKPGSYENLIKKQVKSPNLDFFSGFFLIKMVYIHIMNYGGKI; this comes from the coding sequence ATGGATAATGTCATGAGATATATAGAACAAATTGGTATACGTAATCTCATTTTTATAGGTATGGGTCTGGTTGTATTTATTGTTCTTATGCTATTTTGCAGGGGAATGAGATTAAGGAAATATAGAAAATTGATTGTAGATGTAGAAAATCGTATGAATGGGATTAAATCTTTACCTTTACAGTATCGTTTAGGAAGAGTGCATAGTATTTCTAAGAATATGCCTGAAGTGTTGGAAAAGTATGAGGAATATGCTCAAGAGTTTGAACGTATCTCTGATTACCAGAAAAATGAGTTAGGTGTTTTAGTTAATGAAGTTGATGAACAACTTTTTTATGGTAAACTAAGAAAGATTTCTTCAAAAATGAAGGAATTAGAAAATATGTTAAAGATTTATGAAGATGATTCACAGGCTTTATTGGAAAAGATTGAAAAAATTACGGAAATTGAAAATATTCAAAGAATTGAAATTATTCGTGTCAAAGAAAAGTATCGTCAACTCATAGATCGTTATGAAACTATTCGCTTTAAAGTAGAAGATTTTGTCAAAGGAATAAAAAATATTTTCAACAATTTAGATGATTCCTTTGTTAAATTAGAAGATATGATGAATAATCAAAGATTTGAAGATGCGAAAACTTTAACGCAGGACATTGATAAAAAAGTTGACTGGTTAACAGAACGTTTACAGGAATTACCGGATTATATTGCGATTGTCAGACAATATATTCCTAAGAAAATACATCATCTTGATATGTTGATTAAAGATATGTCAAATGGTGAATTTTCATTAGATCAATTAAATGTTTCTGATCGTTATCAGGCAATTCAATCAACTTTAGAAACAACGACACAGCATATTCAACAATTACAATTAGAAAATGTTGGAGAAGTCTTGCAGAAACTGGTTGATGATATTGATGTTCTCATGAAAGATTTAGAAGTAGAAAAGCAATCTTATGAAGAATTTAAAACAAAATGGGAAGATGCTTATACAAAAATTACACATATTTATGATCAATATAAGCAAGCTCTTATTGATCAAAATCGTATTGAAAATTTATATTTAATTAATGAAGATTATGTGGATATTCAAGAAAAATATAAAGATTTTGATCAAATTTTAAGAACTTCTTATGAATTAGAAGAAGAAATGAATGTTGGGAATTTCTCTTATTTACAAATGATTGACAAAGTGGAAAAAGTGAAAAATGAAGCTTTGTCCCATCAAGATGATTTGAATTCTTTCTTTGCTTTTAGAGATCATTTATATTTACAGGAACAACGCGCTATTGATGAATTAGAAAATATTAATATTGTTTTATTAGAAATTAAATCAGAAATCAAGAATAAACATTTACCGATGATTAATGAATCTTATAAAGATTATATTCAGGATTCTTATGATAAAGCTGCTCAAATTCAAGCTTATCGTATGCATCGTCCTGTTGAATTATCAGAGCTTTCTAAACGTGTAGATAGTGCTAGAGATATCATTTATAAATTATATGATAATGTACATAATTTGATTGTGACTGCTGAAATGGTAGAAGAAGCGATTGTTTTTGGAAATCGTTATCGTTCTAGCTTTTTGGAAGTGAATACTGAACTCACAAAAGCAGAAGTTTTGTTTAGAAATGGTGAATATACAAAGGCTTTATCGACAGCGGTGGATATTATTGAAAAGATTAAGCCTGGTTCTTATGAAAATTTAATTAAAAAACAAGTGAAAAGTCCTAATTTGGACTTTTTTAGTGGCTTTTTCTTAATAAAAATGGTATATATACATATAATGAACTATGGAGGAAAGATATGA
- a CDS encoding DHH family phosphoesterase gives MEKILRIRKEYDQIIIYRHVNPDLDAFGSQFGMYWTLKALYPQKNIVLAGQMESDLLKYYPAFNRGEVQKGYTLGIVLDTANRERIDGDITLCDQILKIDHHIVVDSYGDVNIEDEKASSCSEIVTLLLKQAQVRIPIEAANALYLGIIGDSNRFLYQSTSQKTFEAASYLLDMKINIEDLYQQLYMRTKKDLEITKFIYNHYQEDGAIAWYYLSDEDLQSLQMSREQGSSYVNTLANFEEYQIWLAVTQNKKDNNYRVSMRSRKIPVNEVAALFHGGGHAYASGATLESLDELNQLIEKLKEKINGKHI, from the coding sequence ATGGAAAAAATATTAAGAATTAGAAAAGAATATGATCAAATTATTATATATCGACATGTTAATCCGGACTTGGATGCATTTGGTTCACAGTTTGGTATGTATTGGACTTTAAAGGCTTTATATCCTCAAAAGAATATTGTATTGGCAGGGCAAATGGAAAGTGATTTATTAAAATACTATCCAGCTTTTAATAGAGGAGAAGTACAAAAAGGATATACATTAGGTATTGTTTTAGATACTGCGAATCGTGAACGTATTGATGGTGATATCACTTTATGTGATCAAATTTTAAAAATTGATCATCACATTGTTGTGGATTCTTATGGTGATGTGAATATTGAAGATGAAAAAGCATCTTCATGTAGTGAAATTGTGACTTTGTTATTGAAACAGGCGCAAGTTAGGATACCTATAGAGGCAGCTAATGCTTTGTATTTAGGAATTATTGGAGATAGTAATCGTTTTTTATATCAATCAACATCACAAAAGACATTTGAAGCAGCCTCTTATCTTTTGGATATGAAAATCAACATTGAAGATTTATATCAACAATTATATATGCGTACAAAAAAAGATTTAGAAATTACAAAATTTATTTATAATCATTATCAAGAAGATGGAGCGATTGCCTGGTATTATTTAAGTGATGAAGATTTACAATCTTTACAGATGAGTCGTGAACAAGGTTCATCTTATGTTAATACATTAGCTAATTTTGAAGAATATCAAATATGGTTAGCTGTTACTCAAAATAAAAAAGACAATAACTATCGTGTCAGTATGCGTAGTCGCAAAATTCCTGTTAATGAAGTGGCGGCATTGTTTCATGGGGGTGGACATGCATATGCCTCAGGAGCCACTTTAGAATCTTTAGATGAACTTAATCAACTTATAGAAAAATTAAAGGAGAAAATCAATGGAAAACATATTTGA